From the genome of Vitis riparia cultivar Riparia Gloire de Montpellier isolate 1030 chromosome 2, EGFV_Vit.rip_1.0, whole genome shotgun sequence:
CACTACCCCTTGTTTCTATTTGATCAATTTGtagatttatattttcaacaatCACACAAATACATGGAATTTTTGTTTcccaaaattatatatatgcacACAAGTTGTTTACATTTTCTACTTTAATGACCAAacttattatttacattttgaCAAATACCAAATTAAAAAGGGCATATATACTATATGCCAAGTCTAGAGTTTTATCAAGGCATAAAATTTATAACCAAAGTTGTGGATCATATGGGGGAATCATGTACATGTTTAAGTAAGAAACAAATTATATCATGATGCCAAACATTAGCTTCAAATATATGTTTGTGAATTAATGATTACCATTTGATTAACTATATATAAAGCCCATTGATTATACAATTGATTAGGTACCGACTTTGTTGTATTCATCGATGTCGACCTCCATCTTGGAAATGCTAAAAATCGTTGGATTTTGATATGTATAATAAGACACAACAGAGATAAGCAATTACAAGAGATGATGCCAAGGCTGCCTACtagttagaaaaataatttttaaactttgcTTGCAATCAAAGATGTTTTCATTAACCGCAAGAATTTTTTAACACAATCAACTCAAAATAACACTCCAAATTCTCGAAAATAATTGAGTATTGAATTAAGGGTCCATTCATGTTTCCTTTCTTCCCATcaaaatttacttctcaaaatTGCTTAATTGATGGATTATGTTGTTCCCCTTCATACACAAATTTTATACGTAGTCCAAAAAATCTCAAGTATTAATCAACCTTGTGTTGAAAAAGCTCAAATTTTATCATCATACACACTCAAAAGTATTTCCATATGTATTGCATACATATACCACTCCAATATTTACATGGTTTAGTACTAGACATGCCTTAGGAACTTGTCTTATCTCCTTAACATACAAGCATATACACCTCTTTACATTTAGGTCCCCTTACTTAGCTTTTCTGGTTTGGGAGCAATAGGAGTGGATTTACATTGAGTCCCAACTCTATTATTCTCCCTCCTTCCTTTGACAGCAGCTCCATTTCTTGTAGATTTTGGTGTTGCTGGCCATTGTCCGCAAGTGACAGCCATGTCCCTCAAATGTTGCAGACCTTCTAGGGTTTCGACTACGCTGGGCATTCTCGGCCTGTCTTTAGGGTTTGAACTTATGCATTGTAATGCCAAGAGGGCAATCTCCTTTGCTCCTTTCACCGAGTACTGACCAGCAAGTCTTGGGTCCATTATGTAGCGCAACCTCCGGCTACTAGTCAAGTAGGGTTTTGCCCAATCCACAAGGTTTTGCTCGTTTTTCGGTCTTGATTTATCCATTGATCTTCTTCCTGTTAGCATTTCTAGTAGCACGACtccaaagctataaacatcgCTTTTAGTTGTTAAATGACCTAAAAAGCAGTCACATAAGGTTGTTATAAGAAAAAgtatttcatgtttaataaaagtttagtaatattaaaaacatcaagCAAGAAGCTAAGTCCAAAAAGCCCTAAAGTACTACCTGTTGAGACATATTCCGGGGCAGCGTATCCAAATGTGCCCATTACCCGGGTAGTAACGTGAGATTTTGATCCTTCAGGCCCCATCTTTGCAAGTCCAAAATCCGACAATTTTGCAGTAAAATCCTAATATACAAAAACAGAAGTACGTTCAATGGTGTGAGCATACAGAATTTGCCAAACTACAATTCaactcaaaaaaaaatgaagtccaAATCAGGATATCACACACAGAATCTAGCAACACATTGGAAGTCTTGAAGTCGCGATATATAACAGGCTGCTCAGCACCATGCAAGAACGCGAGCCCTTTTGCTGCTCCTACTGCGATCTTCAGCCTGGTGCCCCATGGCAACGACACTGATAACCCTAAAATCATAGCACCAATAAATGTACACTAATGGTGAGCAAAATAAAGAAACCTATAGAAACAAACACAGATGATCATCATCtttataagattttatataGTCTCTATTGATGATATTGCCCTAGCTAGAGCAGTATTCCACATGAGACTCACTCTTGAACAAGTGATTCTCTAGGCTGCCTCTAGGCATGAACTCATACACAAGGAGACGCTCGTCGTCTTCACAACAATACCCGATTAATTTTACCAGATTTGGATGCCTAAGCTGCCCAAGAAATATTACTTCAGCCTGCAACCAAGGGAAGAAGATGAATATTTAGTAAGCTTGACCTAGTCTCACAGTGAATGAAAACATGTATAAGATACCTTTTTTTTATCAGTAACAAAATGGAAATTGGAGGCCTAAAACTGTATGCCTAAGAGGAGCTATTCctaaattcatcaaatgatcTTGCATTgcagtaattttaggaaacgtttttaacctttttaatacttgaaatttgttATCTTTCAAGTAATAGAAATActgtcaaacgcactctaaattTGTGTCGAATTGTCACTTTTGAGGGACCggttaaaaattcaataatatcCAGGGCAGTGAAAAGTTGATTGGGCTATGCTGGGCTTAGGTTGAGAAGGAAAACCTTCTTGGGCCTTTTCCCAAGCCCaagacattttaaaatttatgaatttatatttcACATTAATTTCAATCATTGAACTAAGATAGATATTTTATccatatatatcataaatttctGGAACTTTTTGTgataatttttatcaaacttACAAAAGTTTATGAAtagttaaattttatataattattaaatatcatgCCTTGACTGGGCCAAACCTCTAGACATAAGGTGTCATCTTGGGCCCAAGTTCATGCAGGTGAGCCTAATATCTTTGTTGTGGCTAGGACCAGGCTGGTTAGGCCCATAACTTCATTCTATATAGTAACACTTGATTTTCCTTCAAactccaatatatatatatatattattatagtgactatttcaaaattttcatcatgaAAATCATATAGATTTACCATTTTCcaaagcccaaaaaaaaaaagaaaaatttttaaataaaaattttaaattaataataactacaaaaaaaaaaaaaaaaaacaacaacaataacaataataataatgataataatttatgattaaattcttttttttctccctaattCCAAACAAAGAGACCTACTCTTTCACATGAagaccaaaacaaaaataatttatatataaaattaaaagaaaagatgtATTGATGCTTACAAGCCATTCTCTATGCCCCTGTAGGCCTTCAATATCCAAGAGCTTAACAGCTACAGCCTGAGCCTTCAACCCTTGCCTCAAGTTCTCATCAATATAACCCTTATGCACTGTCCCAAACCCTCCTTCTCCCAGAAagaaattacttgaaaaattcTGCGTAATCGCACGCAGCTCACTCAGCTGAAAATCATGCAATTCAGGACCGAACGATTGTGCCAAGTCTTCATTGACTCGGGTTGATGAAGAGCGGCTGAGATCGGAGAACGACAAGCGGCGAAAAGATGGTAATGGAGCTATGTTCTTGGAGAATTCCGATCGAGATGGCCTGCAGCGGCTGAAGTTTCCCAGAACTGTGTGGTCTTCTGCTGAACAGCAGTTTGCTGTGAATGGCCTCCATGACTtgctctccttcattgctaaagcaggtgagaaagaagagaatcTAGGGAATTGGATAATGAAGGTCCATGCatgagagcgagagagagattTAGGATGAAGGGGGAGAGAGTCTAAGGAATTGGATAATGAAGGTGGATGGGAGAGAGAAtgaaggagaaagaaaatattagactAAGAAATTTGGATACTGAAGGTGCATTCGTTTATacgaaggagagagagagagagagagagagagagagagagttgctCGGTTTAACTGCTCTAACCACTCtactaatttttttgaattgtttctTCACCTACGTAGATGTCTTCATGCAAGAGCTTCCAATATTTATATAGGCCACCACTGAGGGAGTCTAGGCTCCCATGCAACACAAATGGAAAACAATTGCTACAACCTTATCCTCTTTTTGTATTGGAAACCAATATTACTTTCTCAAAATATGTTttccaaaaatgtttttcttattttgaaaataattctcccCCTAAATGGGTttccaaaaatgattttagcATAGATGTAATTGCTTGTTTTACAACTTTATTGccaagtaaaaatattttcttttatatattcaatattaatttttccaTTATCATCTTAGATCTTTTTTTTCGAAATTTTAATGccttatatgaaaaaaaaaaaaaaaaaaactatttatcaaaattctttagAAATTTCAAATAGACCCTATTTCATTGAAATGCAATTTGATGGACTTGATAAAAATTTCTACCCTTGTAATGTTTTAGAGTTTCAATTGGGCAATTCCAAAAACAACAAACCATATCAAATGCACTAGATCATGGCTCCATCCCAACTACCATAGCCCATTTGAAGAGTATGAACAATTGggcattaaaaaaatgaaaaatatattaataattcaaaatattttgtatgaTGTGGCACATTGTAATTGGTTCTCAATAACTAGAGAAACCTAAGATAAGATAATGATGTAAGGGTATTTCAAAGTGATACATTCATGTGATACAATCATAAGAGATATATTATTGTGTCTACCTTAAAGTGCAAGAGTGATACCAACTATGGAGATGTTTTTCAACATTCCCACCTATACTTTAGTCAAAAGAAAAGgatgtgttatttatttaaaagttatataaaaaaataatttttttttttttttatctttttagtttaaattattgaaaacgTGGAGTTAAAGGTAAAATgagtgtttttgaagaaaaaaaattatgaaaatagatCCCCTcccaaaatatttatcaatttagaCTTTATAATCATCTACTCATCCacgtgacttttttttttttaagtataaaaaatcataattgataaaaactattattggtaattatggttttaaatcgaaaaaataataaaatgcaaCTTGATACTATAAAGACACATTAATTTGacaaatatttataacacaattttagatttagaattactttttgaaaaaatgttacTTTGATCATAAACTTGAAAATGTGCCTACAAAATTAACTATATAAGATACTCTTAATTGGCAAAAATAATTACCCGTTTGGATAGAGAAAgtatggaaaaaaggaaaaataaaataaaataatctaaagtcttatcttttttttattatataaaatacaaaaaaaatattaaatataatacaacctaaaatttttgtaattttaaattagaataaaaaaatgagaatgatgTTGCATCTTCTATGCAATCTTGAAGATTTACTTTTGAATGAATATGtggataattttataattattgggTCATTATCCAAGTACATTGATTAGGTTAATGGTACATTGATTAGGGTCCTTGCAGCACTACAAGTACATTGATTAGGTTAATggtacattaaaaaaaagaaggtagGCAGTTAGCTTTGACAGAAAGCAATTGTAGGCTTGTagcctttatttatttatttatcatgtaaatatgaaatttaattttgagcATATACCATAATGTTTTGCTTCAATCAAACCTTTCTTGAGAGAAATTACATGGTACAACCCCCATCCACCCATCtctaggaaaggaaaaaaagaaaaacaaaaatatataataaattttactcttttattaacttttatcaattttctcactttaaaaaaatttaatttttttttataatcacaaCTAAAGAATAGAAAcccatgataatttttatttttaattttaatttttttgctcCTTCTcattaaatttcttttcaaaaaattattgtgaGGAAAAAGATAAAACTATTAATATCAAACTTcacaaaatatccaaaaataaataaatcatgagaatatatatatacataggtATAGCCCACAAGAAAACCCCAGGACTAAAGAGATGAAAGCAGGCAGTTAAATGTCTTGGTCTTGCCTACATAACATAAGTGGGGGCAGTTCCAAGAATGAGGTGAGCAATGACTCAATAACACTTCTCTTTCTATATGGATATCTCCCTCTCTCTGCTCCACTACAACAACCATTTATGTCCACTTTGGACCCTCCAATATTGTCCTAGGCTCTTTGCTTTAATACCATTAGTATATGGTTTTCAGTAACTCCTCTCTGTCATGATGCAATCCTTACTACTTGAgatattttagttttgcttgatatgaaatatcatggaaaaaataagataaaaggaAGATAGactatttggttttttttttttttttcctttatttgttaTTAGGTTTACTTCTAAAagtataatttgaaaatttattatgtaaatttatattaatttttaggtaaatttaagaaaaattctaCTTTAGCCAATCATTAAAATAGAAATCTCATACTCATTCCATTTTagcaatttatttataaaaatattttttaaaattctaaagtTTAGATGTCGGCCAACCAAAGTTACTAggatttttttgtgaaaataattaattttattttctttaattaagtATTAATGTGATATATAATTGGCAATGGAATATTAGTTGACATGGGGATACCCATATACATTctgattttcatttaaaagaggGTTGTTCTTGATGATGATAAGGCTTGGTATATAGtttgttgaaaaatattgtttgcttgttctacaaaattattgaatttcttttcaaTCTTATTTATACATTctgattttcatttaaaagaggGTTGTTCTTGATGATGATAAGGCTTGGTATATAGTTTGTTGAAAAGTATTGTTTGCTTGTTCtacaaaattattgaatttcttttcaatcttatttcactttacaattttattttaaaattttaaatcttatttgataatgattttaaaaaacgtttctattataaaaaaactaatttaaaaaaatatttagtattttgacaaaatttaggaaacatttttaaaaaattcaaaaaatgacttatagtgttaaaaaatagtttgtattgttttttaaataaatacttcataaatgattattttaaaaatgtttcctaaaaaaacacttttactaAGAGCCCGTTTagtaatgatttataaaatatttttttatttttctaacacttcaaattttttatcatttaactAGAGATATtgaaaacgttttttaaaattactctcAAACGAATTCTAAAAAGATTTCgaataaaaaactttcaaatacattcttaattatataaataacttttaagcCTTTAAAGTATTTAATCacttgaaataaattaattaaacaccGATATAACATGTTACAACTCTAAGTTCATGTTGAATTTGTGTTCCTTGCTCCTAGGCATTGAAAAATCAGCCCAAAGCCCACTTTAATAACGTTCTCTAGTTATAATGAACCCTAATAAGTTAACATTTAAATGAACATAAAATCATGTTAAAGTAGAAACAACTTTGAAGTAAACTTGGAAGAGGTTTCTCAACTGAGCTACATAGGACAAATCATTCTTCCTAAAAATGTATGCCTCATGGTTGCCCTCAAAGCAATCTTTACTTTTATAAATGTGGGATGTTGGAGGCCTAACTACCTAATGTCATGTTTGTCAAGACCTTATAGGTTCAAATTTTTAATGTTCTCTCTTCTTCCCAATTTCAAGACAAAACCTTAAGAAAATACATGCTATTTAAAAGGTAAAAaccaatgaaaaaaacaaagatgttGTAAtataaaactcatcttgatcTATCCTTACTAGATATTTCAATTTAAGATGTTTTATATTCAAGGAAAGAAGGTGTCCATTCCTTTAGAGGCGACATGAGTTAATCCCCAAACATAAAGATATGTTGTAGCCTTAAACCTAATGGGCCATTACACCCTAGTGTTACCTAAATATATCAATAGAAATACGAGGAATTGGTGGAAAGGTAGCACAGTCAGGGTGACATTGGCCATGACATACTGGTGGCGACCAAAGGTGGTAGTAGGTGAGGAGGGGAACTTAGATAGACTGTCATAATAGGGGTGCATGGGTCATAATGCTCGACTAGAACCCCATCCTAGCTGTAATTTTTAGTCccttatttttacttattactctAAAGAGCTTGAAAACACCTTTGCTCGGGTAGCTCAAAATTGGGCCTTAGAAAGTGCATTTAGTGCAAAAATGCTTACTTATGATGTGATTATCGACTTATTAATatgttaaatattatttaatcacaCACTCAACTAAGTTATTACTAATCTCtgataaaattagtaaaaaagaATCAAAGATTTATCAATCATGTGATGTTCAAGCTCTTCTTTTCTTTCGAACATTTTAAACAccttgaaatatatatatattctattcgATGTTACTTtggcataaaataaatatattaggGTCTTTTAAGAACCTCTCGATGAGGTGCCATCATCTAATTCCATTCACAAAATCTAAatttagttataaaaaataagaaagaatttaAATACAAGGGGATATGacaatgcaattaaaaaaaggaaaaaaagaaaaaagaaaagaaaaagagatataattttgagagtttgaggTAGAATAAAAAggggtaaaataaaaaatgtaaatgaatAGGGTCAATAGGGAGCAGATTGTTGTTGAATGGTACCTATTGCACTCGAAATTAGAGGAAAGTGGTCCATGGGATCCATGGTGTAGTGGAGAATTGGAGAtactaaatggaaaagaagaaataaatattttatgatttctttttttaattgtgaGGGGTTGAGTAGGTCATGCATGACAATATAGTGGTGagaaaaactcaattttttattgttatcaaaTGAACTTCAGATAAGAGTGAAAGAAGTGGTGGAAAGTGGCGAGACCTATTGAATCGATGAGTCAtagataagttaaaaaaatactttgtaGTGATAGCAcaaatagataataaaataaaataaaaaaaccaataatgaTAACATAAACAaagtaaaattataataaaaacaaacctaaaaccgtaaaaaataaattaataaagaaaaagtgtAAAAGAGTAAGCAGAATCTCTTTTTCTTCGCCTTGTCTTTTTCTTAAGTCTtaactcttctttttttttttttcttttgtcgaAGTTTTGTTTTCAACCTTTCAAATTCTCCATAGCTCACCTTTCcataattttatcttaaatattttattttattttttctaaactttttagCCTTGTGAAAGAAGGCAATCATGGTTATGTCTTAAGCTTTATCCCAAGACCACTACTCATGTGTCTCATCGCTTAGATCTTCAAgcaatgaattttatttttcttatcttacCTAGTGGTGTGATTGCTTTTGGAAGCACtaatcatacatatatatatatatatattatgtgttGGATcgctttattttctcaaatataacaatttcaatatgaatactatttttttttatcattttcttagagtttttctcattatttctGAGTTTTGACTAATTTTCATTTCACCAATATGCTTAGTTTGAATTTTCATCCAAtgtttcttatatttattaatattttcataaaatccaaccatcaatattttcataactttttaaTCCTTGAAATAGCAATGGTGACACATTTGCAAAAGAGACCTTAATTGGGAAACTTTGTTCAAAACCTAGTCTTGTGATTAAGGAAGAAAATTTCGATTTAGTATAAACTTTAACTAGAAAATAGATATGATAATCTTTGAAAAATTTACATGTTTCACATTGAAATTCACAAACTTTTTTATTGCTAAATTAAGAAGGAAATAACATTTTTAGATCATGAAAACTAGGATGTCCTAATTTAAGAttccataattttatttcttccaCACATTTTATAGAGTTCTCATATTGAAGAGCTTAAGATAACATTTCTCTCTCCTTAGGTTTCTCATCAAAGATAAATAAACCATCCACTTCTTTAGCATTGTCAATCATAGTCCTGATAAAtagtgttagcccaagggttctcctaatcaagttttgatgataacaaaccatggttaagttactcattggtttgaattataaagaatttcaaatattaatttgaaaattcatcaaatgacctaatggatgcaagatcaagatatttggaagacctttaatcataagaaacaaatgttagatgaatgcatgggtacACTTAGGTTTTagatatcatttcatgcatctttgaaaaactcggtttattctttaaagttatggtttcatcaaaacctgagttttgtcaaatgaaccttaggcaaaacgtttcaaaattgacatattaatttacctaaaaacTTTGtataagtgttagaagagaaaagactAAAAAAAGATACGTTTTCAGGCAAAAAATGGTGAACTGATCAAGGCACTGACCAACCGACCAAGGTATCGGTAAACCGGTTACCCTTTCCCGATCGAGGTCCGATCAAGAAGTGCAAAAAGCATTgtctctcttccagtagccttctcttctcGGTCAAGGTATTTGCCTTCGCAATCGACCTCCTGTCGAGGTCCAATCAAAGTAATGGTAACTTGccaaaacattaaatgctccaacggctagtgaaccgatcgacccccagctcgaccagttgaggctgcttttttattttcttgactCCTGgggttagaaacttataaataaagagctccacttcatttatgagcaagagaacacctgcatttatttgtctacccacttgttcttgccttaaaagctcttatttcttttcttagtgcattaaatctcatttgcatatcctttagtacacctttgtgattcatcctagccttaagttgtatttgagctattgtTGGGATAAGTTGAGAGATTGATTCTTGTTATTGAGTgctaaagccttcaagtgagtcgaaacttgaagagattgtgtaagagctcattggagccggaatccaagtataaaggtgattagaagcttggttgaagcttcaagtttgtggaactctcactcggttaggagcttgagaagagtggacgtaggcaaggaagtgttgaaccactataaaatctgagtttgatttttctaacTCTACCTCTTTATATTAGCTTctcttgtgcttaaatttgttgtgtttaaaaagaatctttaaaaactcaattcaccccATTTCCCTcctccccctcttgggtgtttttcttatttaacatTAGCATTTATTTTCTCACATAGTTTTTGAAGCATacaatgagtttttttataaaaaaaatagtcacATGATGTAGATCCCAATTAATTTTGCTAATGGAGATCAAATTCCATGATAAGTTTATAACAtgtaaaactaaatttaatgtTGAGGTTCTTGAAATAGAAATTGTACTCTTTttggcaatgaaaaaaaatgggttcattaataattttaaacttttgataACTTAAACATGGAATATAAGACATTAGTAATAACCCTTAAAATTGGTACAATTCAATTCAACATTTTGTCTGTTCAAGACAACTTCCTTAGGTCAGATTTGCTGAAGACAAAGAATCAAAAGAGATTATGTATTTTTCctcataaaacaataaaaatgctCTAGTTACTCCTTGGTCAAAGTTGTCGATTCAAGACAACATGTATGTATCGCATTATGAGTTTTTTGGTGATCACTAGCGACTTAAAGGTCCtaattatttttgtcatttatcTTATTTCCTTTCCCTTAACCTTGTGGTTTCTCATGTATTTTTTAGCGTGTTGCCTTTGTGTAATGAGCCTTATTACAATGGTCatataaaagtttataattttcattgtttattCTCCCACATCTCTTGTccactaaattaatttttattttttgcttagTCTTAAGTTTAGTTGCAACAAGAGCAAAGTTTTCAGCAAATCATCATATGCAACCTACTTTCCTCTCTTCCGATGGCATTGTAACCTCTTTTAATGATGGAATTGGATCTTTTCCAAAAATCCACCTCCTAACCAAATCAAGTTATGCATTTAGATATTTTGATGATTATTAGCTAAAAATGTTGAGGATAGGAAAAACATTTCTAGTGTTTGCTTCTTTGTTGGGGACTGGTTAGTTGTCTTGTTatgtaagaagcaaaattcaattttttttgtccatTGTAGAAGCAGAACACATTGCTATAGGGAATTGTTGTACCAAACTCCTTTAGATGAAACAGATGCTCAAAGATTATGACATTGAGCAAGGTATTATGAGTATTCATTATGAAAACTCTAGTGTTagtaatatttctaaaaatcttATTCTTCATTCTCAAACTAAATACATAGAAattcatcatcattttattaGGGATTTAGTTGAAGATAAGGTTATTCTCTAAAGTTTGTCCCAACAAAACATCAATTGGCGAACATTTTCACCAAACCCTTGGATTATCTTAGGTTTGAATTCCTTAGGAAATCCTTAGGTATATGCCTAATGGACTAAAATTCAATACAAGTATAAACCTAAGGATTTGagcttattttgtttattagcTTTTACTTTGGTCTATCCCATTTTTTCTTAGGGCATTTCTTTATATATCACTTTTTTACTTACCTTATTAGTAagaatttcaatttcttaaGTTTTAGGTCTAAGAGAAATATACTAAATGTACaaaagttgattttatttttcctagGATTTTGTTAATCACTTTTAAGGTAAAGAATAAAggtatatcaaaatatttgtaTAATGGAATatgtaaaaagaaataattgttaATGTTGATGGCAGGGGTTACCAGGGTCATTGCAATTTCCTGATGTACTCGCCTCCTCAATTGAGAATGATGTTTCCTTCCTTTGTCCTGCAAAAAATGCCCGGACAGGGGATCCGAACACACTCTCTGATGCCTTTGTTAGTTTTGCTCTCTAGCatattgatattaatatttttgggGCCCTTTATCTTAGGAATGCTTACCCCCTCTCCCCCTCGACTAGGTCGTCAAGGGCCTCTTATAGTGTCTGGACCCTTGTCACTTTGAAAATGGGAAGACTCTTTGACTTTTTGTGGTTATGATGGTATTCAGAGGGTGGCAGAGCCATCATTATCCTACAAGCGGCTGACAGAGATTGCTGGGGGGATGGTTTGCCATCACCCTTGTCCTTTCACTCTACAGGCGGCACAAGGCAGGTCATGGCAGGTCGCTTGAAGAGATCCAGGAAGGTCCTGTCGAGTATGCTTTTGGCGAAATGAGTAATGATTACCCGCGAAATACGGTCAGGAATCTTGTTTGGGACGCCAGCTACTGGGTTCGGATTGAATGTCCAGATAGGGGATGGGCGTGCCACGTGTCAGTCCATGTGATCGTCCGAACAAAGGGTTGGACGTGCCACGTGTCCAACGGAGGAGTGCCCTATGAGGCCGCCACGTGTACGCTTAGGGATGGTCCCTACAGTTAAGTGATCCATAAAGAATCTTCTTAAGTTTAACTAATAAAGtagaatttgtttttcttcagAAGGAACTAATGTCATGCCTAATACTTTTTCATTCACTTGCCTTGTTTGTCTAAGTTCTATATTCATGTTTCACAAAGTGTTTTAAGGCATTGTTGGATTCTTAGCTAAAATAAACTCAATGTTATTTCCAagattttttccaaatttacaTACCTTCACTACttgaaaaaattggaaacaTCCTCCTAAGTGGAATAAGGTAAccataatgaaaatatgatttccaTAAATAGTGTAAAATATTTCTACTTctccaaaattaaaataaaataaaataaaaaaaagaaaaatcatgctATGATTAAGGAGTAAAAGTTATGTTGTATGTAGAT
Proteins encoded in this window:
- the LOC117928675 gene encoding probable serine/threonine-protein kinase PBL15, coding for MKESKSWRPFTANCCSAEDHTVLGNFSRCRPSRSEFSKNIAPLPSFRRLSFSDLSRSSSTRVNEDLAQSFGPELHDFQLSELRAITQNFSSNFFLGEGGFGTVHKGYIDENLRQGLKAQAVAVKLLDIEGLQGHREWLAEVIFLGQLRHPNLVKLIGYCCEDDERLLVYEFMPRGSLENHLFKRLSVSLPWGTRLKIAVGAAKGLAFLHGAEQPVIYRDFKTSNVLLDSDFTAKLSDFGLAKMGPEGSKSHVTTRVMGTFGYAAPEYVSTGHLTTKSDVYSFGVVLLEMLTGRRSMDKSRPKNEQNLVDWAKPYLTSSRRLRYIMDPRLAGQYSVKGAKEIALLALQCISSNPKDRPRMPSVVETLEGLQHLRDMAVTCGQWPATPKSTRNGAAVKGRRENNRVGTQCKSTPIAPKPEKLSKGT